In Lodderomyces elongisporus chromosome 1, complete sequence, a genomic segment contains:
- the CHO1 gene encoding CDP-diacylglycerol-serine O-phosphatidyltransferase (BUSCO:EOG09263MR4), which translates to MSSTGFEKHASDSSAIVSDSDIETIPTHHDTRPYGVSGVNRDGVPTTLRRSSSLFSLSSKEDIPKPEQVEYQKFIDDQRHFSMIRNLHMADFITLLNGFSGFYAIISCLRYTLTNDSKYVQRAHFFIVLGLFFDFFDGRVARLRNKSSLMGQELDSLADLVSFGVSPATIAFAIGFQTTLDVLLLTFWVLCGLTRLARFNISVNNIPKDKSGKSQYFEGLPIPSNLVWVAFMAFLVWKDWIHANLPLGVALKGTPFEFHIVAVGFVLQGCANISKSLKIPKP; encoded by the coding sequence ATGTCATCTACAGGGTTTGAGAAACACGCAAGTGACAGTTCTGCTATAGTTTCTGACTCAGATATAGAAACCATTCCCACCCACCACGATACAAGACCTTACGGTGTCAGTGGCGTGAATCGCGATGGCGTTCCAACAACATTGAGAAGGTcgtcttctttgttttccctATCTTCAAAGGAGGATATCCCCAAACCAGAACAAGTTGAGTACCAAAAATTTATCGATGATCAAAGACACTTTAGCATGATTAGAAACTTGCACATGGCTGATTTCATCACCTTACTCAATGGCTTTAGTGGGTTCTACGCAATCATCTCCTGCTTAAGATACACATTGACCAATGACTCCAAATACGTGCAGAGAGCACACTTTTTCATTGTGTTGGGCTTGTTCTTTGACTTTTTCGACGGAAGAGTAGCCCGTTTGAGAAACAAGTCTTCCCTAATGGGTCAAGAGTTGGACTCCTTGGCCGATTTAGTCAGTTTTGGTGTTAGTCCAGCAACAATTGCATTTGCCATTGGGTTCCAAACCACATTGGATGTATTGCTTTTGACCTTTTGGGTCCTCTGCGGCTTAACAAGATTGGCAAGATTTAACATCTCAGTGAACAACATTCCCAAGGACAAGTCTGGAAAATCACAATATTTCGAAGGATTACCCATTCCAAGCAATTTAGTATGGGTTGCATTTATGGCATTCTTGGTGTGGAAGGATTGGATCCACGCCAATTTACCATTGGGCGTTGCTTTGAAAGGCACACCGTTTGAGTTCCACATTGTAGCAGTGGGATTCGTTTTGCAAGGTTGCGCCAACATATCCAAATCCTTGAAAATTCCCAAACCATAA
- the BIM1 gene encoding microtubule integrity protein mal3, giving the protein MVIGESRTELLHWLNTVLDLNYTKVEQCGTGAAFCQLMDSIVGNVPLNKVKFGAKSDYESRHNWKILQQEFTKHKINKHMDVEKLIKCRLQDNLELLQWFKRYWNEHKDLNVPYDAQASRRRILSSSSSSNSNSYSSPSLLATTSNTRTVGSSPHTSTRLASSGPGSIRQVSAPLAQQSHNMSNKGSVRVLSNSKTYRSSPTTTNNSAHSSNSSYTTANDGVASSNYSSSNLSLSNKVRTRKSTTPVTSRVTTPVNQRPKRFSSATEYEKRVSLHNGGNGSSYQQETLGEAPHIRKQTELDTSGGTMHIYNNEESNQDSDESNDKGVGVSIDGDGDGQILIAQQSKEIEVLVEENNELKSHLSEYRVSCDTLQTERNFYFNKLRDIELLIQNIQADPSIVEKLDVLTLTAQVEKLLYKTEEGFSDQTSNHDMVLDTESF; this is encoded by the coding sequence ATGGTTATTGGCGAATCTCGAACAGAGCTATTACACTGGCTCAACACTGTGTTGGACCTAAACTATACCAAGGTAGAACAATGCGGCACTGGTGCTGCTTTTTGTCAGCTAATGGACTCAATAGTCGGTAATGTACCACTCAACAAAGTCAAGTTTGGAGCAAAGTCCGATTACGAGTCCCGTCATAATTGGAAAATACTACAACAAGAATTTACAAAACACAAGATCAACAAACATATGGACGTTGAGAAATTAATCAAATGTAGACTACAGGACAACTTGGAACTACTACAATGGTTTAAAAGGTACTGGAACGAGCACAAGGACTTGAATGTACCCTATGATGCCCAGGCTTCGAGAAGGAGAATATtatcctcttcctcttcctccaaCTCCAACTCTTATTCTTCTCCATCACTACTTGCAACGACAAGTAACACAAGAACCGTTGGACTGAGTCCTCATACAAGTACAAGGTTGGCTTCTAGCGGGCCTGGATCTATAAGACAAGTTAGCGCACCACTTGCACAACAACTGCATAATATGTCAAATAAGGGAAGTGTAAGAGTTCTTTCAAACAGCAAGACTTATAGAAGCAGTCCAACCACTACCAACAATAGTGCACATAGTAGCAACAGCAGCTACACCACAGCCAACGACGGGGTAGCTTCATCGAACTACTCCAGCTCCAACCTATCATTATCAAACAAAGTACGCACAAGAAAGTCAACGACCCCAGTAACTTCAAGGGTCACCACACCTGTAAACCAGAGACCCAAGcgtttttcttctgcaacAGAATACGAGAAGCGTGTTTCGTTGCACAATGGCGGTAATGGTTCGTCTTATCAGCAGGAAACACTAGGAGAAGCACCACATATACGCAAACAAACGGAACTCGATACATCGGGAGGTACCATGCATATATACAACAATGAAGAAAGCAATCAGGATTCGGATGAAAGTAACGATAAAGGTGTTGGAGTGAGTATTGATGGAGATGGAGATGGCCAAATACTTATTGCACAACAGAGCAAAGAAATCGAGGTACTTGTGGAGGAGAATAATGAGTTGAAGCTGCATTTAAGCGAGTATAGAGTTTCTTGCGATACATTACAAACTGAACGCAACTTCTACTTTAACAAATTACGAGATATTGAATTGTTGATCCAAAACATACAAGCTGATCCAAGTATTGTGGAGAAACTTGATGTGTTGACTTTAACTGCTCAAGTTGAAAAGTTATTGTATAAAACAGAGGAAGGATTCAGCGACCAAACAAGTAACCACGATATGGTATTGGACACCGAATCGTTCTAG